A section of the Bacteroidota bacterium genome encodes:
- a CDS encoding 3-deoxy-8-phosphooctulonate synthase, with translation MEKFLKDLFAHQSYDENNFFLIAGPCVVESEEMINEIADKVSTICKNLGIPYIFKASYRKANRTSASSFTGLGDETALKMIADVKKKFSLPATTDIHTALEAAIAANYVDVLQIPAFLCRQTDLLIAAAETGKIVNVKKGQFVSGEAMQFAVTKIQNANNKNVLLTERGTTFGYQDLVVDYRNIPIMKQFAPVVMDCTHSLQQPNQTSGVTGGNPQMIGTIAKAAIATGADGLFIETHPNPSIAKSDGANMLKLDLLEDLLKQLVKLRKAVV, from the coding sequence ATGGAAAAATTCCTGAAAGATTTATTTGCCCATCAATCATACGATGAAAACAATTTCTTTTTGATCGCAGGACCTTGTGTGGTAGAAAGCGAAGAAATGATCAATGAAATTGCAGATAAGGTTTCAACCATTTGCAAAAATCTTGGCATCCCTTATATTTTCAAAGCATCCTATAGAAAAGCAAACCGTACATCTGCTTCTTCATTTACCGGCCTTGGTGATGAAACTGCTTTAAAGATGATCGCTGACGTTAAAAAGAAATTTTCTTTACCAGCCACAACAGATATTCATACAGCACTGGAAGCAGCAATTGCTGCAAACTATGTTGATGTTCTACAGATACCGGCTTTTCTCTGTCGCCAAACTGATCTGTTAATTGCCGCTGCCGAAACAGGAAAAATCGTGAATGTAAAGAAGGGACAGTTTGTAAGTGGCGAAGCAATGCAATTTGCTGTAACAAAAATTCAAAACGCAAATAATAAAAATGTTTTGCTAACCGAAAGAGGAACCACATTCGGTTACCAGGATCTTGTTGTTGATTATCGTAATATCCCAATCATGAAACAATTTGCGCCGGTAGTAATGGATTGTACGCATTCATTACAGCAACCCAATCAAACAAGTGGTGTGACTGGTGGCAATCCGCAAATGATCGGCACTATTGCCAAAGCAGCTATCGCAACCGGTGCTGATGGTTTGTTTATAGAAACACATCCCAATCCTTCCATTGCAAAAAGTGATGGAGCCAATATGCTCAAGCTTGATCTGCTCGAAGATCTGTTAAAGCAATTAGTAAAACTTAGAAAAGCAGTTGTCTGA
- a CDS encoding PAS domain S-box protein — translation MNRKGSKKQTKITNKKKILSTAGKNKRKAPPRSISKKSIERKDKKPARFKDFPIVAIGASAGGIEAISKLLENISPDLGMSYVIIQHLAPDHESILPELLERKTSMPVHQVKDGMEVKADNVYVIPPNTYMSITDGHLRLSPRIKSDGVYHSIDFFLNALAPVYKNKAIAVILSGSATDGSVGVQSIKAEGGITFAQDDSAKFMGMPLSAIDTGFIDFILSPKEIAKQLEDFPKIINSINSASKPAETETSETELKKIFFLLHNKRGIDFSYYKPNTINRRIQRRMLLHRKTKAADYVKFLQQNPDEVELLYSDLLINVTSFFREPGSYAFLVEKIFPALMKDRNPTDALRIWIPACASGEETYSIAICLFEFLKGRSIQTPVQIFATDINEKAIEKARMGVYSRGLLENVSPKRLKEYFIKVDNSYQIVKSIRDICVFAPHNLLKDPPFSRMDMISCQNVMIYLEHIGQKKILTTFHYALKPTGYLFLGKSETISSAQELFTVADKENKVYKRKEGPTNGNFTIQPPNYYQDKNIPDHKKNLATGISNNNIDKEIEKILLSRYIPASVVVDKDLQVQRFLGTASHYLQPASGKASLHLLKLVRDDLAFDLRKLLYRAKKEKIAVKKAGLVISDNGHSREIEIEVNPLKTPSSSPHFLILFKESKRSLLPAPKDNGKKVQKNINEKRISELEQELAGAKEHLKIISEEFEAAHEELQSSNEEVLSSNEELQSINEELETSREELQSTNEELITINEELQNRNLELKEFSEYKRAIVETIHESLIILSGDLHVKSANKGFYNTFHSNPRDTEGRYLFELGNHQWDIPELREQLLRVQSENVDVVNFEVSHKFLSIGQKVMLLNAQRIPLGENDSLILLAIEDITEKRIAEVQLKESEERFKILLQNAFDIITIFDPDGTIMYESPAIETVLGYTPEERMGKNIIKHSIVHPDDKKKKIEMLESAVANPGQNINVEFRLQHKNGTYRTIDAVCRNMMDDIRINGIIATYRDITDRKILEQQKDEFIGIASHELKTPVTSIKAYSQILQDVFAKAHDKKSVELLHKMEAQVDRLNVLIVDLLDFTRIEGGKLKFREENYNMNELIKEVAEDMQRASKTHKIILKLDGKAELFGDRFRIGQVITNLLSNAIKYSPGAKQVIVSSKTEAEQVTVCVQDFGIGINANLVDKVFDKFFRVTEPLLNTFPGLGLGLYIAAEIVKRQGGIMSVTSTEGKGSSFCFSLPFKR, via the coding sequence ATGAATCGAAAGGGTTCAAAGAAGCAAACGAAAATCACCAATAAGAAAAAAATACTTAGCACCGCTGGTAAAAACAAGCGTAAGGCCCCCCCTCGTTCAATTTCTAAAAAATCAATTGAAAGAAAAGATAAAAAACCTGCCAGGTTTAAAGATTTTCCTATAGTAGCTATTGGTGCTTCTGCCGGCGGTATTGAAGCCATTTCCAAATTATTGGAAAACATATCTCCTGATCTTGGAATGAGCTATGTTATCATTCAGCATCTTGCACCTGATCATGAAAGTATTTTACCTGAATTGCTGGAAAGAAAAACAAGTATGCCTGTTCACCAGGTGAAAGATGGTATGGAAGTGAAGGCAGATAATGTATATGTGATCCCGCCTAACACATATATGAGCATTACAGATGGTCATTTAAGACTTTCTCCCCGTATCAAATCAGATGGGGTTTATCATTCAATAGATTTCTTTTTAAATGCGTTGGCACCGGTTTATAAAAACAAAGCAATTGCTGTTATACTTTCCGGTTCGGCAACGGATGGTTCTGTCGGGGTTCAATCAATAAAAGCAGAAGGCGGGATCACCTTTGCGCAGGATGATTCGGCAAAATTCATGGGCATGCCACTTAGTGCCATCGATACCGGCTTTATTGATTTTATACTATCTCCAAAAGAAATAGCAAAGCAACTGGAAGATTTTCCAAAAATTATTAATTCAATTAACTCTGCCAGTAAACCAGCCGAAACGGAAACCAGCGAAACTGAATTAAAGAAAATTTTCTTCCTGTTGCATAATAAACGTGGTATTGATTTTTCTTATTATAAACCAAATACAATTAATCGCCGCATTCAGCGCCGGATGCTTTTGCACAGAAAAACCAAAGCTGCTGATTATGTAAAGTTTTTACAGCAAAATCCTGATGAAGTAGAACTATTGTATAGTGATCTTTTGATCAATGTGACAAGTTTTTTCCGTGAGCCCGGTTCCTATGCTTTTTTGGTAGAAAAAATTTTCCCGGCGCTGATGAAGGATAGAAATCCAACCGATGCTCTTCGCATCTGGATACCTGCTTGTGCAAGTGGCGAGGAAACTTATTCTATTGCTATTTGTCTTTTCGAATTTCTAAAGGGAAGATCTATTCAAACACCTGTACAGATCTTTGCTACAGATATTAACGAAAAGGCGATAGAAAAAGCCAGGATGGGGGTTTATTCAAGAGGCTTGCTGGAAAATGTTTCTCCAAAAAGGTTGAAGGAGTATTTTATAAAGGTGGATAACAGCTACCAGATAGTAAAATCTATCAGGGATATTTGTGTTTTTGCACCGCATAATCTTCTCAAGGATCCTCCTTTTTCAAGAATGGACATGATCAGTTGCCAGAATGTAATGATATACCTGGAGCATATTGGTCAAAAAAAAATACTCACTACATTCCATTATGCGCTAAAACCTACAGGCTACCTGTTCCTGGGTAAATCAGAAACGATCAGCAGTGCTCAGGAATTATTTACTGTAGCAGATAAAGAGAATAAGGTTTATAAAAGAAAGGAGGGGCCAACAAATGGAAATTTCACGATCCAGCCCCCCAATTATTATCAGGATAAAAATATTCCTGATCATAAGAAAAATTTAGCTACCGGCATTTCGAATAATAATATCGATAAGGAAATAGAAAAGATATTGCTTTCACGTTATATACCTGCCAGCGTAGTCGTTGATAAGGACCTGCAGGTACAACGATTTCTTGGAACAGCTTCTCATTATTTACAACCTGCATCAGGAAAGGCAAGCCTGCATCTTTTAAAATTGGTGCGGGATGACCTTGCCTTTGATCTGAGAAAGCTTTTATACCGGGCCAAAAAAGAAAAAATAGCTGTGAAAAAAGCGGGTCTTGTTATTTCAGATAACGGGCATTCAAGAGAAATAGAGATCGAGGTAAATCCGCTTAAAACCCCATCCAGCAGTCCACACTTTCTTATTTTATTTAAAGAATCAAAACGTTCTTTATTGCCGGCCCCAAAAGATAACGGCAAGAAAGTTCAGAAAAATATAAATGAAAAACGTATCAGCGAACTGGAACAGGAATTGGCAGGTGCAAAAGAACACCTGAAAATAATCAGTGAAGAATTTGAAGCGGCCCACGAGGAATTACAGTCATCCAACGAAGAAGTTCTTTCGTCCAATGAAGAATTGCAAAGCATTAATGAAGAATTGGAAACTTCAAGAGAAGAGTTGCAATCAACCAATGAAGAGCTGATAACTATTAATGAAGAATTACAAAATCGTAACCTGGAATTAAAAGAATTTAGTGAATATAAAAGAGCCATTGTAGAAACCATACATGAATCACTTATAATACTTTCCGGGGATCTGCACGTAAAATCTGCCAATAAAGGATTTTATAACACATTTCATTCAAATCCAAGGGACACAGAAGGCCGCTACCTGTTTGAATTAGGAAACCATCAATGGGATATTCCGGAATTAAGAGAGCAACTGCTCCGGGTACAATCAGAAAATGTTGATGTGGTAAATTTTGAAGTAAGTCATAAGTTTCTCAGTATCGGGCAAAAGGTAATGCTATTAAATGCCCAACGAATTCCACTGGGTGAGAATGATTCATTGATCCTGTTAGCAATTGAAGATATTACAGAAAAAAGAATTGCAGAGGTCCAATTAAAAGAAAGTGAAGAGAGATTCAAGATTCTGCTGCAAAATGCTTTTGACATCATAACGATCTTCGACCCCGATGGAACTATAATGTATGAAAGTCCGGCTATAGAAACTGTGCTGGGATATACACCGGAAGAAAGAATGGGAAAAAATATAATTAAACATTCGATTGTTCACCCGGATGACAAAAAGAAAAAAATTGAAATGCTGGAAAGTGCCGTCGCCAATCCCGGGCAAAACATTAATGTCGAGTTCCGTCTGCAGCATAAAAATGGAACTTATCGCACTATTGATGCCGTATGCCGTAACATGATGGATGATATACGGATCAATGGCATTATCGCCACTTATCGTGATATAACAGATCGCAAGATCCTCGAACAGCAAAAGGATGAATTTATTGGCATTGCCAGTCATGAATTAAAAACGCCGGTAACAAGTATAAAAGCCTATTCCCAAATATTGCAGGATGTATTTGCGAAGGCTCATGATAAAAAATCTGTGGAATTATTGCACAAGATGGAGGCACAGGTGGACCGTTTGAATGTATTGATCGTGGACCTGCTGGATTTTACACGCATTGAAGGAGGTAAATTAAAATTCAGAGAAGAGAATTACAATATGAATGAGTTGATAAAGGAAGTGGCTGAGGATATGCAAAGAGCATCTAAAACACATAAGATCATTTTAAAACTTGATGGCAAAGCAGAATTGTTTGGCGATCGTTTCAGGATCGGGCAGGTGATCACCAATCTTCTCAGTAATGCTATTAAATATTCTCCTGGCGCAAAACAGGTAATAGTTTCCTCAAAAACTGAGGCGGAACAAGTAACCGTTTGTGTGCAGGATTTTGGAATAGGAATAAACGCAAATCTTGTAGACAAAGTATTCGACAAATTTTTCAGGGTAACAGAACCGTTGTTGAATACTTTCCCCGGTCTTGGGTTGGGCTTATATATTGCAGCTGAAATTGTGAAAAGGCAGGGTGGCATTATGAGTGTAACAAGTACAGAAGGCAAAGGATCATCTTTCTGCTTTTCACTACCGTTTAAACGTTAA
- a CDS encoding response regulator, whose translation MKIKTNRGGKKTIGPGGKGMAFAQPLTMKKKILVADDDSSLRDIFKIILAKAGYDIELKEDANEIFKNNFKIPDLFLIDKLLSGVDGLEVCRYLKNNPSTSNIPIVMISASPDIAAAATYAGADDFIEKPFESKHLLSVIERNISRAKTPELNKKRLNK comes from the coding sequence ATGAAGATAAAGACAAACAGGGGAGGAAAGAAAACAATTGGTCCAGGTGGTAAAGGCATGGCTTTTGCCCAGCCATTAACAATGAAGAAGAAAATTCTCGTTGCAGATGATGATTCCAGTCTCAGGGATATATTTAAGATCATTTTGGCAAAGGCCGGTTATGATATTGAATTGAAAGAGGATGCGAATGAAATATTCAAAAACAATTTTAAAATCCCTGACCTTTTCCTGATCGATAAACTCTTATCGGGTGTTGATGGGCTGGAAGTTTGCCGTTATTTAAAAAATAATCCTTCTACAAGTAATATCCCTATTGTAATGATCTCCGCTTCGCCGGATATAGCTGCCGCAGCCACTTATGCGGGGGCAGACGATTTTATTGAAAAACCTTTTGAATCAAAGCATTTGCTGAGTGTAATAGAACGTAATATCAGCCGGGCCAAAACCCCGGAACTTAATAAAAAGAGGTTGAATAAATAA
- the yidC gene encoding membrane protein insertase YidC: MNFDRNTIIGFALLGVLFVGFFWINSRDQKKNQAIQLEILQKKQREDSIKKANAPKVDSATAKIDSLHADSANKISKAGNFQNAITGTEKITVVENDLLRISFTNKGGRPKFVELKNFKTRDSNLVKLAGTDYDKLSYPINTAEGKVADITDFFFSDPVITTNTDGSKTVSFSLPSSDSSGSIPVKHVYILKKDDYMIDFNVEMNGANKLLTGGVMNLNWNYKAVAQESDFDYDKQNTQIGFVMDDEFDYYNIAKRSEKEFDKSVKWLAVRQRFFNTILVAKNNFKGGKMSWVLPSDSQRTVVQFDANLKVEMPATGNQTAAFSIYYGPSDYKLLRKYDMNMGKLINLGQGFYTFVRPINKYLIIPIFDFFRNNVVSMGLVIALLTFIIRLLISPLTYTSYLSGAKMKALRPEIAKLKEKFGADQQAMSMEQMKLFREAGVNPLGGCIPALLQIPIFFALFSFFNSNVALRGESFWFANDLSVYDSVIHFGFNIPILGNHISIFNLTATITSFLISIYSMSMTPDQSNPVLKYMPYIFPVFLLFFFNRLPAALTWYYTVSNAVTLLIQIVIQKYIIDHDKILVKIEANRKKPKTKSKWQERFEQVQEQQKKMKQVQQKGKK, encoded by the coding sequence ATGAACTTTGATCGTAATACCATTATTGGTTTCGCTTTGTTGGGTGTACTGTTTGTAGGCTTTTTCTGGATCAATTCCCGAGATCAGAAAAAGAACCAGGCAATCCAGCTTGAGATACTACAGAAAAAGCAACGTGAGGATAGCATAAAAAAAGCAAATGCTCCAAAAGTTGATTCAGCCACAGCAAAAATTGATTCACTCCATGCTGACTCTGCAAATAAAATAAGTAAAGCCGGCAATTTTCAAAATGCAATTACTGGTACTGAAAAAATAACAGTGGTTGAAAATGATTTATTGCGTATCAGTTTTACTAACAAAGGAGGTCGGCCAAAATTTGTTGAACTCAAAAATTTTAAAACCAGGGATAGCAATTTGGTAAAATTGGCTGGCACTGATTATGATAAACTTTCTTACCCGATCAATACAGCAGAAGGAAAAGTAGCAGACATCACTGATTTCTTTTTTTCTGATCCTGTAATAACTACAAATACTGACGGTTCAAAGACGGTTTCATTTTCGCTTCCTTCATCTGATAGCTCAGGTAGTATTCCTGTAAAGCATGTTTACATACTTAAGAAAGATGATTACATGATCGACTTTAATGTGGAAATGAACGGTGCTAATAAATTGCTGACCGGTGGTGTAATGAATCTGAACTGGAATTACAAAGCAGTTGCGCAGGAAAGCGATTTCGATTATGACAAGCAAAATACACAGATCGGTTTTGTAATGGATGATGAGTTTGATTATTACAATATTGCCAAGCGGAGTGAAAAGGAATTTGACAAGTCAGTAAAATGGCTGGCAGTGCGTCAGCGGTTCTTCAATACAATCCTGGTTGCAAAAAATAATTTCAAGGGTGGTAAGATGAGTTGGGTGTTGCCTTCTGATAGTCAAAGAACGGTTGTACAATTTGATGCAAATTTGAAAGTGGAAATGCCTGCAACAGGAAATCAAACAGCAGCATTCAGTATTTATTATGGCCCGTCAGATTACAAGCTGCTTAGAAAGTATGATATGAATATGGGCAAACTTATCAATCTTGGCCAGGGTTTTTATACGTTTGTCCGCCCTATCAACAAATATTTGATCATACCGATTTTTGACTTCTTCAGAAATAATGTGGTCAGTATGGGTTTGGTTATTGCATTGCTAACATTTATCATACGGCTGCTTATTTCACCATTGACCTATACAAGCTACCTGAGTGGTGCAAAGATGAAAGCATTAAGACCGGAGATTGCAAAACTGAAAGAAAAATTCGGCGCTGACCAGCAAGCAATGAGTATGGAACAAATGAAATTGTTTCGTGAAGCCGGTGTAAATCCATTGGGCGGTTGTATTCCTGCATTACTTCAGATACCGATCTTTTTTGCATTATTTAGCTTTTTTAATTCCAATGTAGCTTTGCGTGGCGAAAGTTTCTGGTTTGCCAATGATCTGTCCGTTTACGATAGTGTAATACATTTTGGCTTTAATATTCCGATATTAGGAAATCATATCAGTATATTCAATCTTACTGCTACTATTACCAGCTTCCTTATTTCAATCTACAGCATGAGCATGACTCCTGATCAGAGTAATCCTGTGCTGAAGTATATGCCTTATATTTTCCCTGTATTTCTTTTATTCTTCTTTAATAGACTCCCCGCGGCATTAACCTGGTACTATACTGTTTCAAATGCTGTAACCTTATTGATACAGATCGTTATTCAGAAATATATTATTGACCATGACAAGATACTAGTGAAGATCGAGGCCAATCGAAAGAAGCCAAAGACCAAATCGAAATGGCAGGAACGATTTGAGCAGGTGCAGGAACAGCAAAAGAAAATGAAACAAGTACAGCAGAAGGGAAAGAAGTGA
- a CDS encoding amidohydrolase family protein: MRKIFFVICFGISGLTVFSQKTYIWCGTLIDAISDAPKSNVTIVIDGNKIVSIENGFTNLPAGAKSVDLKTKTVMPGWMDMHVHLEQETNPNRYLEVFQLNPADIAFNSIRFAEVTLMSGFTTVRDLGGSGVNISLRNAINKGLVKGPRVYTAGKAIGTTGGHADPTNGYRKDLMGNPGPNEGVVNGVDDCRQAVRQRYKDGADLIKITATGGVLSVAKSGQNPQFTEEEIKAIVETAKDYGFKVAVHAHGAEGMKRAIRAGVNSIEHGSLMDDEAIELFKKYGTWYVPTITAGQAVADSAKKPGYYPPLVVPKALEIGPKIKGTFAKAYKAGVKIAFGTDAGVYKHGLNWLEFKYMIEAGMPAMEAIKSATINAADLLGEKDKLGSIETGKLADIVAVDGNPLTSSDAFNKVVFVMKDGVIYKQ, encoded by the coding sequence ATGAGAAAAATATTTTTTGTTATTTGTTTTGGAATATCCGGACTTACAGTTTTTTCACAAAAAACTTATATCTGGTGTGGTACATTGATCGATGCTATTTCTGATGCACCAAAAAGCAACGTAACTATTGTGATCGATGGGAATAAAATTGTTTCTATAGAAAACGGATTTACCAATTTGCCTGCCGGAGCAAAATCTGTTGACCTTAAGACCAAAACTGTTATGCCCGGATGGATGGATATGCATGTACATCTTGAACAGGAAACTAATCCCAACCGTTACCTCGAAGTATTTCAATTGAATCCTGCCGATATCGCATTTAATTCTATTCGTTTTGCTGAAGTGACACTTATGAGTGGCTTTACAACTGTCAGGGATCTAGGTGGCAGTGGAGTAAATATTTCTTTGCGCAATGCCATTAATAAAGGATTGGTAAAAGGTCCCAGAGTATATACGGCCGGAAAAGCGATTGGAACAACCGGCGGACACGCAGATCCCACGAATGGATATCGCAAAGATCTAATGGGAAACCCCGGTCCGAATGAAGGGGTTGTAAATGGAGTTGATGATTGTCGCCAGGCTGTAAGGCAGCGTTATAAAGACGGAGCTGACCTCATAAAAATTACTGCTACCGGTGGTGTATTAAGTGTTGCTAAAAGCGGACAAAATCCTCAATTTACAGAAGAGGAGATAAAAGCTATCGTGGAAACAGCAAAAGATTATGGATTTAAAGTAGCAGTACATGCTCATGGTGCAGAAGGAATGAAACGGGCCATCCGTGCCGGTGTAAATTCAATTGAACACGGATCATTAATGGACGACGAAGCAATTGAGTTATTTAAAAAATACGGAACATGGTATGTGCCAACTATTACTGCAGGACAGGCTGTTGCTGATTCTGCAAAAAAACCAGGCTACTACCCACCACTGGTTGTACCTAAAGCATTGGAGATAGGCCCTAAAATAAAAGGCACTTTTGCAAAAGCATATAAGGCTGGTGTAAAAATTGCTTTTGGTACCGATGCCGGTGTTTACAAACATGGACTGAACTGGCTTGAATTTAAGTATATGATAGAGGCAGGAATGCCTGCAATGGAAGCGATAAAATCAGCAACGATCAATGCAGCTGATCTGTTAGGAGAAAAAGATAAACTGGGAAGCATCGAAACAGGGAAACTGGCCGATATAGTAGCTGTAGATGGTAATCCGTTGACAAGCAGCGATGCCTTCAACAAAGTAGTCTTTGTGATGAAAGACGGTGTGATCTATAAACAATAA
- a CDS encoding CTP synthase: MAKYIFVTGGVTSSLGKGIIAASLAKLLQARGLRVTIQKLDPYINVDPGTLNPYEHGECYVTEDGAETDLDLGHYERFLNLFTSQANNVTTGRIYQTVINKEREGAYLGKTVQVIPHITDEIKRRMLQLGQTGQFDVVITEIGGTVGDIESLPFVEAVRQLQWELPEEDTVVVHLTLIPYLKAAKELKTKPTQHSVKMLSQEGVHPDIIVCRTERQLGPELRRKIAQFCNVRQEAVIEAADAPTIYEVPLAMMREGLDVICLKKLNITGYKEAELGKWKEFLDKLKYPKSKVSIGLIGKYIELQDAYKSILESFIHAGAMNECQVQVVNVHSEFITDDNVAEKLAGLDGLLVAPGFGHRGVEGKIVAVKYARENSLPFFGICLGMQMAVIEFARNILGMKQAHSTEMDLNTPDPVIDLMEEQKKITAKGGTMRLGSYPCAIKPGTLANRIYNSENITERHRHRWEFNNKYLEQYETAGMIASGKNPATNLVEIIEIPAHPFFVGVQYHPELKSTVENPQPIFVSFIKAAKEFSEKKTEVKNPLLQSEMI, translated from the coding sequence ATGGCTAAATATATTTTTGTAACGGGTGGTGTTACTTCCTCTTTGGGAAAGGGCATCATTGCAGCATCGCTTGCCAAACTTTTGCAGGCAAGAGGCCTGCGTGTTACCATTCAAAAACTGGACCCTTACATTAATGTTGACCCCGGTACGCTAAACCCTTACGAACATGGTGAATGTTATGTAACAGAAGACGGCGCTGAAACTGATCTGGACCTTGGACACTACGAAAGATTTTTGAACTTGTTTACTTCCCAGGCAAACAATGTAACGACTGGACGTATCTATCAAACAGTGATCAATAAAGAAAGAGAAGGGGCTTATCTTGGAAAAACCGTCCAGGTAATTCCGCATATCACAGATGAAATAAAAAGACGGATGCTGCAACTGGGGCAAACCGGCCAGTTTGATGTAGTAATAACAGAGATTGGCGGAACAGTTGGTGATATCGAAAGCTTACCGTTTGTAGAAGCTGTGCGCCAGTTGCAATGGGAGCTACCTGAAGAGGATACTGTTGTTGTTCATCTTACACTTATACCTTATTTAAAAGCTGCAAAAGAATTAAAAACAAAACCTACCCAGCACAGTGTAAAGATGCTGAGCCAGGAAGGTGTGCATCCTGATATAATTGTTTGCCGTACCGAAAGACAACTAGGTCCTGAATTGAGAAGAAAGATTGCCCAGTTTTGTAATGTAAGACAGGAAGCAGTGATAGAAGCTGCCGATGCACCTACTATTTATGAAGTGCCACTTGCAATGATGCGTGAAGGACTGGATGTGATCTGTCTGAAGAAATTAAATATAACAGGGTATAAGGAAGCTGAGCTTGGTAAATGGAAAGAGTTTTTGGATAAATTAAAATATCCGAAAAGTAAAGTTTCTATTGGTTTGATTGGAAAATATATCGAACTACAGGATGCCTATAAATCTATTTTGGAATCATTCATACATGCGGGTGCAATGAATGAATGCCAGGTGCAGGTGGTGAATGTGCACAGTGAATTTATTACAGATGATAATGTAGCTGAAAAGTTAGCCGGTCTCGATGGATTACTGGTAGCTCCGGGTTTTGGTCATCGTGGAGTGGAAGGAAAAATAGTGGCTGTAAAATATGCCCGTGAAAATAGTTTACCATTCTTCGGAATTTGTTTGGGTATGCAGATGGCGGTAATTGAGTTTGCAAGAAATATTTTAGGTATGAAGCAAGCACATTCTACAGAAATGGATTTAAACACTCCCGACCCTGTTATCGATTTGATGGAAGAACAGAAAAAGATAACTGCAAAAGGTGGTACGATGCGGTTAGGTTCGTATCCATGTGCTATTAAGCCGGGAACATTGGCAAATAGAATTTACAATTCAGAAAATATAACTGAGCGTCACAGGCATCGTTGGGAGTTTAATAATAAATATCTTGAACAGTATGAAACTGCAGGTATGATTGCCAGCGGTAAAAACCCTGCAACCAACCTGGTTGAAATAATTGAGATACCAGCACATCCATTTTTCGTCGGTGTACAATACCACCCGGAATTAAAAAGCACAGTTGAAAACCCTCAGCCGATCTTTGTAAGCTTTATCAAAGCAGCTAAAGAATTTTCGGAAAAAAAAACTGAGGTGAAAAACCCGTTGCTTCAAAGCGAGATGATATAA
- a CDS encoding L-threonine 3-dehydrogenase translates to MLKEKILVIGASGQIGVELTLALRKIYGNANVVASDLREQNPLLEGTGPYVSLDVMNKEMLHVQVIRQNFTQIYLLAAILSATGEKNPHLAWHLNMQGLLNVLDIAKEEKIHKVYWPSSIAVFGPTSPKQNCPQQTIIEPTTVYGISKYAGEFWCNYYHHRFGIDVRSLRYPGLISYKSAPGGGTTDYAVEIYHEALEEKKYECFLKEDTYLPMMYMPDAIRATIELMEAPAEKISIRTSYNISGMSFSPKEISAEIKKHIPDFSITYKPDYRQNIANSWPQSIDDSVARRDWGWKEEYDLERMTSDMLENLR, encoded by the coding sequence ATGCTTAAAGAAAAAATCCTAGTTATTGGTGCTTCCGGACAGATAGGAGTAGAACTTACTCTTGCATTAAGAAAAATATATGGTAATGCAAATGTGGTTGCTTCCGATCTGCGGGAGCAAAATCCTTTACTTGAAGGAACGGGACCTTACGTAAGCCTTGACGTAATGAATAAAGAAATGTTGCATGTGCAGGTGATCCGTCAAAATTTTACACAGATCTATTTACTGGCAGCTATTCTTTCTGCAACGGGAGAAAAAAATCCACATCTTGCCTGGCACTTGAATATGCAGGGCTTATTGAATGTGCTTGATATTGCAAAAGAAGAAAAAATTCATAAAGTTTACTGGCCTTCATCCATTGCTGTATTTGGCCCTACAAGTCCGAAGCAGAATTGTCCGCAACAAACGATAATCGAACCGACAACTGTTTATGGTATTAGTAAATATGCCGGTGAATTCTGGTGCAATTATTATCATCATCGTTTTGGTATTGATGTTCGCAGTCTCCGTTATCCCGGTTTGATATCCTATAAATCTGCACCGGGTGGTGGTACTACAGATTATGCAGTTGAAATTTATCATGAAGCACTGGAAGAAAAAAAATATGAATGTTTCCTGAAAGAAGATACTTACCTGCCGATGATGTATATGCCGGATGCTATCCGTGCAACGATAGAACTGATGGAAGCACCGGCGGAAAAGATTTCTATTCGTACATCTTATAATATTTCAGGAATGAGTTTTTCGCCAAAAGAAATTTCGGCTGAAATAAAAAAACATATTCCTGATTTTTCTATAACATACAAACCCGACTATCGCCAAAACATCGCTAACAGCTGGCCGCAAAGCATTGATGATTCGGTTGCAAGAAGGGACTGGGGCTGGAAAGAAGAATATGACCTGGAAAGAATGACTTCTGATATGCTGGAAAACCTGAGGTAG